The sequence GCCACCCGGGCCCGCTGCCGCTCCCCGCCTGAAAGCGTGCCGATGTCGCGAGCCGCCATCGTGTGCACGTCGCAGCGCCGCATCGCATCATCCACCGCGCGGCGGTCCGCGTCCCCTGCGCGGCGCCAGGGGCCCAGGTGCGGGTAGCGTCCCATCGTCACGATCTCGCGGACGGTCATGGGGAACACCGCCTCCTCGCCCTGCGGCACCACGCCCACCTGCCGCGCCAGCTCGTCCCTGCTCCACGCGCCGAGCGCACGGTCCGCCAGGTGGATGCGTCCCGCGGCGGGCGCCAGCGTGCCCAGCAGCAGGCGGAGCAGCGTGGACTTGCCGGACCCGTTCGGCCCCAGTACGGCGGTGCACGCGCCAGCCGGGATCTCCAGCGACAGCTCCGAGATCGCGGGCCGGACGGATTCCGGGTACGCGAACGTCACACCGTCGCAGCGCCACCCGCTCACGCGCCCCTCCTGCGCAGGATCCACAGAAAGAACGGCACCCCCACAAACGCCGTCACCACGCCGATGGGCAGCTCCGTGGGCGCGGCGACGGTGCGGGCCAGCGAGTCGGCCAGCACCAGGAAGGTGGCGCCGAGCAGGACGGAGGCAGGGATCAGAAAGCGATGGTCCCCGCCCCACGTCATCCGTACGATGTGGGGAATCACCAGCCCCACGAATCCGATCACGCCACTCACGGCCACGGCGGATGCGGTCAGCAGCGACGCGGTCCCGTAGGCCGCCAGCTTCACCCGTTCCGTCCGTACTCCCAGGTACTGCGCGGTCTCTTCGCCCACGGCCAGCAGGTTCAGCGGCCGCGCCAGGGCGAACAGCACGGCCAGCGCCGGCCCGGCCAGCACGGCGAGGAGACCGATTTCCCGCCACGTGGCGCCGCTGAAGCTGCCCATCATCCAGAAGAGTGCGGATCGAAAGCTCTCCGTGTCCGCAAAGGTCAGCACCAGCAGGATGCACGCGTTGAAGAACGCGCCCGCGACGACGCCCGAGAGCAGGAGGATGCGCGTGTCGAGCGTGGGCCCGACGGAAGCCGCCATCCGCAGCACTACCACGATGGCGATCGCCGCCCCCGCGAACGCCGCCAGTCCCACCCCCGCGCTCGACGCCCCGACACCGAAGACGATCGCCGCCACCGCACCCACCGCCGCGCCGCCTGAGACGCCCAGGACGTAGGGCTCGGCGAGCGGATTCCGCAGCAGCGCCTGGAAGACGGCGCCGCTCGCCGCCAGCGCGCCGCCCACGAGCGCGGCCAGGAGCGAGCGCGGCACCCGCAGCCGCTGGACGATGGCCACCGTGGTGGGGTCGCCCGCGCCGCGCAGCGCGTCCAGCACCTCGCGCACGCCCAGCCGCACCGCGCCCAGCCGCACGCTCAGCAGCAGGGCGCCGGCGCAGAGGGCGGCGAGCAGGGCCAGTCGCAGCACCGGCTTCATCGGCCGGCCAGCTCGGGGTGGATGGCGTCGCGGAACAGCCTGGCGGTCTGGGCAATCCCCGGCCCCATGAGGTACACCTGCTCCACGGGCAGGGCATGCACGCGCCCGGTTCGGAAGGCGTTCAGCTCGCGCCAACCGGGCCGCGTGGACAGCTCGCGGATCCGCGCCGCCCCGTCGCCGCTGACGGGGAGGAGGATGACCTCGGGCTGGCGGCGCACCAGCTCTTCCATCGACACGTACTGCGGCTGCCCCTTCGCGTCGGGGAACGTGGTGCGCCCGCCGGCCACCTCGATCAGCTGGATGGTGGCGGTCCACGGCCCCGCGGTCATCAGCGGCTCGTCGCCAACGACGATGAACGTCGACCGCGCAGGCCGGCCTGCCACGGAGGCGCGCAGTCGGTCGAGCTCGCCACGCACGGCGGCCGACGCCGAGTCCGCCTCGCGCGCCCTTCCGCTCAGCACGCCGAGCCGGTCGATGGTGCGGAACACGTCCGTTGTGTCCGTCGTCCGCACGGCGAAGAAGGGGATGCCCAGTTCGCGCAGCCGATCGCGCACCGGGTTGGCCCCCGCCGCGTTCCAGCCGATCACCAGGTCCGGCCGCAGGGCGAGGATCTTCTCCAGGCTGGGGTCCAGCCCGCCGCCGACCGACGGCAGTGCATCCACGCCCAGTCCCACGTCGTACTCCGTTCGCCCCGCCAGCTGCCCGCGCGCGCCGATGGCCACGAGCGTTTCCGTCGCGCTGGGGGCCAGCGAGATGATCCGCCGCGCCGGGGCAGCGAGGCGGACGGTGTCGCCCGCGTCGTCCACGGCGGAGATCGCCTGGACGGCCGTCGTAGGAGGCGGATCCGCCTGCCGGTCGCCGCCGCACGCGGGCAGCACGAGCGCCGCCGCGGCCATCAGGGCCGGGGCGGCGGTGCGGCACAGCCTGCGCGCGGAGTCCAGAATCAAAACGCCCGTTCCTTCCGGTGGCGGAAGGGACGGGCGGCAGCAAGGCGGCAGGCGGAACGCAGGTGCTCCGGCCGGCAGACTCGTACCCCGCGCCCCTCCCGCGAGGGGTGCATCGTTGCGGGAACGAGAGGGCCGCGTCTCCTGGCTCGAGGCAGCACCGCTCGCCTTCCCGGGCAACAACCCAGTGGCGGAGTGAGCGGGCCGGACCGGCGTGCGCCGGGCCTCTTACAGTGGCGGGGCCGCGCCGGATTTTCACCGGCTTCCGTGAGGCCCCCTCGTGCTATGTCGGAACTAAACTAGCCGCGGGCACCGAGGGTGTAAAGTGCGTCATCGACGATCGCTGGGCCTTCGGATCAGCGTAGCGTGGCGGCTGCGGGAGTGAAGGCAGCTAGCGACAGGCCCGGAGGAACTTGTCGGTTAGAACCACCTGGTCGTC comes from Longimicrobium sp. and encodes:
- a CDS encoding helical backbone metal receptor is translated as MILDSARRLCRTAAPALMAAAALVLPACGGDRQADPPPTTAVQAISAVDDAGDTVRLAAPARRIISLAPSATETLVAIGARGQLAGRTEYDVGLGVDALPSVGGGLDPSLEKILALRPDLVIGWNAAGANPVRDRLRELGIPFFAVRTTDTTDVFRTIDRLGVLSGRAREADSASAAVRGELDRLRASVAGRPARSTFIVVGDEPLMTAGPWTATIQLIEVAGGRTTFPDAKGQPQYVSMEELVRRQPEVILLPVSGDGAARIRELSTRPGWRELNAFRTGRVHALPVEQVYLMGPGIAQTARLFRDAIHPELAGR
- a CDS encoding ABC transporter ATP-binding protein; amino-acid sequence: MSGWRCDGVTFAYPESVRPAISELSLEIPAGACTAVLGPNGSGKSTLLRLLLGTLAPAAGRIHLADRALGAWSRDELARQVGVVPQGEEAVFPMTVREIVTMGRYPHLGPWRRAGDADRRAVDDAMRRCDVHTMAARDIGTLSGGERQRARVA
- a CDS encoding iron ABC transporter permease, with the translated sequence MKPVLRLALLAALCAGALLLSVRLGAVRLGVREVLDALRGAGDPTTVAIVQRLRVPRSLLAALVGGALAASGAVFQALLRNPLAEPYVLGVSGGAAVGAVAAIVFGVGASSAGVGLAAFAGAAIAIVVVLRMAASVGPTLDTRILLLSGVVAGAFFNACILLVLTFADTESFRSALFWMMGSFSGATWREIGLLAVLAGPALAVLFALARPLNLLAVGEETAQYLGVRTERVKLAAYGTASLLTASAVAVSGVIGFVGLVIPHIVRMTWGGDHRFLIPASVLLGATFLVLADSLARTVAAPTELPIGVVTAFVGVPFFLWILRRRGA